In the genome of Segatella copri, one region contains:
- a CDS encoding DUF4827 domain-containing protein: MKKFLFAIMAFAALFSLAACNDTETYKEQRDRELDSISSFLRHENVKVISEEEFKSRWEKKQKDNSVVLTDTSKNNNEYVLFNSNGIYMQVLDMGCGDYIQKGETTDVLVRFYEYNLGLKAAICNESLQLTNNTVVYSYMLDKMSVTNNSGTFTGSFDTSNSLMAATYNSSTYYGTSGTVPSGWLIPFSWVKIGRPKKDSEHVAHVRILVPHSYGTTAASGSVYACLYDMTLQRGR; this comes from the coding sequence ATGAAGAAATTTTTATTTGCTATAATGGCTTTTGCGGCTCTTTTCTCGCTTGCCGCATGTAATGATACGGAGACTTATAAGGAGCAGCGTGACCGCGAGTTGGACTCTATCAGCTCTTTCCTGCGCCACGAGAATGTGAAGGTGATTTCTGAGGAAGAGTTCAAGAGTCGTTGGGAAAAGAAGCAGAAGGACAATAGCGTGGTTCTTACTGATACTTCCAAGAACAACAACGAGTATGTGCTCTTCAACAGTAATGGTATCTACATGCAGGTGTTGGACATGGGCTGCGGCGATTATATCCAGAAGGGTGAAACCACCGATGTGCTCGTCCGTTTCTATGAGTACAACCTGGGTCTTAAGGCTGCCATCTGCAATGAGTCATTGCAGTTGACTAACAACACCGTGGTTTATTCCTATATGCTCGACAAGATGAGCGTAACCAACAACTCGGGAACCTTCACAGGCTCTTTCGATACATCCAACAGTCTGATGGCTGCCACATATAACAGCAGCACTTATTATGGTACCAGTGGTACCGTGCCAAGCGGCTGGTTGATTCCGTTCAGCTGGGTGAAGATTGGTCGTCCTAAGAAAGATAGCGAGCATGTAGCCCATGTGCGTATCCTGGTTCCTCATTCATACGGTACCACAGCCGCTTCTGGAAGCGTTTATGCCTGCCTCTACGACATGACCTTGCAGCGAGGCAGATAA
- the glmM gene encoding phosphoglucosamine mutase, which produces MTLIKSISGIRGTIGGPAGDTLNPLDIVKFTSAYATFIRRSGASKSNTIVVGRDARISGEMVKNVVCGTLMGMGYDVLNIGLATTPTTELAVTMSGAAGGIIITASHNPRQWNALKLLNEKGEFLTAANGNEVLSIAEKEDFEYADVDNLGKYTEDNTFNKRHIDSVLALKLVDVEAIKNAHFKVCVDAINSVGGVILPELLDALGVEYTFLNGEPTGDFAHNPEPLEKNLGGIMDELKKGGYDMGIVVDPDVDRLAFICEDGKMFGEEYTLVSVADYVLSKTPGNTVSNLSSTRALRDVTEKHGGSYCASAVGEVNVTTKMKDVHAVIGGEGNGGVIYPESHYGRDALVGIALFLSSLAHKGCKVSELRASFPNYFIAKNRIDLTASTDVDAILVKVKEMYGKEKDVTVTDIDGVKLDFPDKWVHLRKSNTEPIIRVYSEASTMEQADELGKKLMQVVYDMQ; this is translated from the coding sequence ATGACACTGATTAAGTCAATTTCTGGTATCCGTGGAACAATCGGCGGTCCAGCGGGCGATACATTGAATCCGCTCGACATTGTCAAGTTTACTTCTGCATACGCTACCTTCATCCGTCGTAGCGGTGCTTCTAAGAGCAACACCATCGTAGTAGGTCGTGATGCACGTATCTCTGGCGAGATGGTGAAGAATGTGGTTTGTGGCACCTTGATGGGTATGGGCTACGATGTGTTGAACATCGGCTTGGCTACTACTCCTACCACCGAGTTGGCTGTTACCATGAGTGGTGCGGCTGGCGGTATCATCATCACTGCTTCTCACAACCCACGCCAGTGGAACGCCCTCAAGCTTCTCAACGAGAAGGGTGAGTTTCTTACAGCAGCTAACGGTAATGAGGTGTTGAGCATCGCAGAGAAGGAAGACTTCGAGTATGCTGATGTTGACAACCTTGGTAAATATACAGAGGATAATACCTTCAACAAGCGTCACATCGACTCAGTGCTTGCATTGAAACTCGTAGATGTTGAGGCTATCAAGAACGCTCACTTCAAGGTTTGCGTTGATGCCATCAACTCTGTGGGTGGTGTCATTCTCCCTGAGTTGCTCGATGCACTTGGCGTAGAATATACATTCCTGAATGGGGAGCCAACAGGTGATTTCGCTCACAATCCAGAGCCATTGGAGAAGAACCTCGGTGGTATCATGGACGAGTTGAAGAAGGGTGGTTATGATATGGGTATCGTCGTTGACCCTGATGTTGATCGCCTGGCATTCATCTGCGAGGATGGTAAGATGTTTGGCGAGGAATATACCCTGGTAAGTGTAGCTGATTATGTATTGAGCAAGACTCCAGGTAACACCGTAAGCAACCTTTCTTCTACCCGTGCGCTCCGTGATGTAACCGAGAAGCATGGTGGTTCATATTGCGCTTCAGCCGTAGGCGAGGTGAATGTAACTACCAAGATGAAGGATGTTCACGCTGTGATTGGTGGCGAAGGCAATGGTGGAGTTATCTATCCAGAGAGCCACTATGGTCGTGATGCCCTCGTAGGTATCGCCCTCTTCCTGAGCAGTCTGGCTCATAAGGGCTGCAAGGTGAGCGAACTTCGTGCCAGCTTCCCTAACTACTTCATCGCCAAGAACCGCATCGACCTGACTGCTTCTACCGATGTAGATGCTATCCTCGTCAAGGTGAAGGAGATGTATGGCAAGGAGAAGGATGTAACCGTTACCGATATCGACGGTGTGAAGCTCGACTTCCCTGATAAGTGGGTTCACTTGCGCAAGAGTAACACCGAGCCAATCATCCGCGTATACAGCGAGGCTTCTACCATGGAGCAGGCTGATGAGCTGGGCAAGAAGCTTATGCAGGTGGTTTATGATATGCAGTAA